In the genome of Neodiprion pinetum isolate iyNeoPine1 chromosome 2, iyNeoPine1.2, whole genome shotgun sequence, one region contains:
- the Clbn gene encoding ribosome quality control complex subunit NEMF homolog, producing the protein MKTRFNTYDLLCSVTELQRLIGMRVNQIYDIDNRTYLIRLQRSEEKVVLLLESGNRIHTTAFEWPKNVAPSGFSMKMRKHLKNKRLESLKQLGVDRIVDMQFGTGEAGYHVILELYDRGNIVLTDNEMNILNILRPHTEGEKVRFAVKEKYPSDRARLTTMPPMEQIHECVLSGKTGEPLKKILNPHLEFGPAIIDHVLLQTGFPVNCKIGKNFDVANDFPKLVLALEAADKIFTEAIKSISKGYITQKKEARPSQDGKEDYIFANVEFHPMLFEQHKNLPFKEFESFDRAVDEFFSGLEGQKLDLKALQQEREAMKKLDNVRKDHDQRLVSLEKTQEMDKQKAELITRNQVLVDNAILAIQSALANQMAWPDIETLLKEAQARGDPVAAAIKHLKLESNHISLLLSDPYENSDQSDDDEPELKPMIIDVDLAHSAFGNARRYYDQKRSAAKKQQKTIESQGKALKSAEKKTKQALKEVQTIHSINKARKVYWFEKFYWFISSENYLIIGGRDQQQNELIVKRYLRQGDVYVHADLTGASSIVVKNSGTGPIPPKTLAEAGTMAVSYSVAWEAKVVAGAWWVNSDQVSKTAPTGEYLTTGSFMIRGKKNYLPPCQLVMGLGFLFRLEESSIERHKDERKVRTLEEDITSETNALSDHEIELESDSNDEEEDTATQKTQLLPIVEGESDLTEKLNDADKSRSDKQSDIIEKDSGSDSDEGPHFPNTQIKINLPGKTLKPHLNTTRDTKPQNKLTEQEENVIYLGDGKPVVLTNKQEKDGSKLDQEKKLPEKQDNKNEKESKQKDRELPKRGQKGKLKKIKEKYKDQDEEDRRRLMEALKPAGAAKEDKRKNKNKDPSGPKQQGKKKGTAYMPKVSTVNPYNEEDGEEDVGPAPEIDMLDQLTGKPIAEDELLFAVPIVAPYNTLINYKYKVKLTPGTGKRGKAAKTAVAMFLRDRGTTPREKDLLKAVKDEVMARNLPGKVKISAPQMQKLKK; encoded by the exons ATGAAGACTCGATTTAATACGTACGATCTTTTGTGCTCTGTCACAGAGCTGCAAAG GCTCATCGGGATGCGTGTCAACCAAATTTATGACATAGACAATCGAACTTACCTCATTCGCTTACAGCGTAGCGAAGAGAAAGTCGTTCTTCTTCTGGAGTCAGGAAATCGAATTCACACAACCGCTTTTGAATGGCCCAAAAATGTTGCTCCTTCTGGCTTCAGCATGAAg ATGCGtaaacatttgaaaaacaaacgtCTCGAGAGCTTGAAGCAGCTGGGAGTTGACCGCATAGTAGATATGCAATTTGGCACAGGAGAAGCAGGGTATCATGTCATTCTGGAATTGTACGATCGTGGGAATATTGTGCTTACCGATAATGAgatgaatattttaaacatCTTGAGGCCTCACACCGAGGGAGAGAAAGTAAG GTTTgctgtgaaagaaaaatatccatCCGATCGCGCTCGCTTGACGACTATGCCACCAATGGAACAGATCCATGAATGTGTGTTGAGTGGAAAGACTGGAGAgccattgaaaaaaattttaaacccaCACTTAGAGTTCGGCCCTGCTATTATAGACCATGTTCTATTACAGACAGGTTTCCCAGTCAATtgtaaaattggaaaaaatttcgatgtaGCCAatgattttccaaaattagTTCTTGCTCTTGAGGCGGCTGACAAGATATTTACAGAAGCTATTAAAAGCATAAGCAAGGGTTACATTACACAGAAGAAGGAAGCAAGACCTTCGCAGGATGGAAAAGAAGATTACATTTTTGCAAACGTAGAATTTCATCCCATGCTTTTCGAACAGCACAAAAACCTCCCCTTTAAAGAATTTGAATCATTCGATCGTGCGGTAGACGAATTTTTCTCTGGTCTTGAAGGACAAAAATTGGACTTGAAAGCTTTACAGCAGGAACGGGAAGCTATGAAGAAGTTAGACAACGTTCGAAAGGACCATGATCAGAGACTTGTATCCTTAGAAAAGACACAAGAAATGGATAAGCAGAAAGCGGAACTGATTACACGGAATCAAGTTTTAGTGGATAATGCTATTTTAGCGATTCAAAGTGCTCTGGCCAATCAAATGGCTTGGCCAGATATAGAAACGCTTTTGAAGGAAGCTCAAGCCAGAGGAGATCCTGTTGCAGCTGCTATAAAGCACCTGAAATTAGAATCAAATCATATCAGTTTACTTCTGAGCGATCCATATGAAAATAGTGACCAAAGTGATGACGATGAACCTGAGTTAAAACCAATGATTATTGACGTTGACTTAGCTCATTCAGCGTTCGGGAATGCTAGGCGATATTACGATCAAAAACGATCAGCAGCAAAGAAACAGCAAAAGACAATCGAGTCACAAGGAAAAGCACTAAAGTCTGCAGAGAAGAAAACTAAACAGGCATTAAAAGAAGTTCAAACCATACACAGTATCAATAAAGCAAGAAAAGTGTACTGGTTTGAAAAGTTCTACTGGTTCATCagttctgaaaattatttga TAATCGGTGGCAGAGATCAGCAGCAAAACGAACTAATTGTAAAACGGTACCTTCGACAGGGGGATGTTTATGTTCACGCAGATTTAACTGGGGCCAGTTCCATTGTAGTAAAAAATTCTGGGACTGGTCCAATACCGCCAAAGACTTTGGCAGAGGCAGGGACTATGGCAGTTTCATACAG cgTTGCATGGGAGGCAAAAGTTGTAGCCGGTGCCTGGTGGGTAAACAGTGATCAAGTATCAAAAACAGCACCAACCGGTGAATACCTGACCACAGGATCATTCATgatacgtggaaaaaaaaattatttaccacCATGTCAGCTTGTAATGGGATTGGGTTTTTTATTTCGACTTGAGGAAAGTTCTATCGAACGTCATAAAGACGAAAGAAAAGTTCGAACTTTGGAAGAAGATATTACATCTGAAACAAATGCATTGTCAGATCACGAGATTGAATTGGAAAGTGATTCTAATGATGAAG AGGAAGATACTGCAACACAGAAAACTCAACTATTACCAATTGTGGAAGGAGAATCCGACTTAACGGAGAAATTAAACGATGCTGATAAATCCAGATCGGATAAACAAAGTGATATAATAGAAAAAGATAGTGGTAGTGATTCTGACGAAGGACCACATTTTCCCAACACacagataaaaattaatctgcCTGGTAAAAC ATTGAAACCTCACTTGAACACAACAAGAGATACAAAACCTCAGAATAAGCTCACAGAACAAGAAGAGAATGTGATTTACCTTGGGGATGGCAAACCCGTTGTATTAACGAATAAACAAGAGAAAGATGGCTCAAAACTggatcaagaaaaaaaattacccgaAAAACAAGacaacaaaaatgaaaaagaatctAAACAAAAAGATCGCGAATTACCTAAAAGAGGACAGAaaggaaagttgaaaaaaatcaaagaaaaatataaagatcAGGATGAAGAAGACAGAAGACGGTTGATGGAGGCATTGAAG CCGGCAGGGGCAGCTAAAGAAGATAagcgtaaaaataaaaacaaagatcCCTCTGGACCAAAACAGCAGGGTAAAAAAAAGGGAACAGCTTATATGCCAAAAGTATCGACGGTAAATCCTTATAACGAAGAAGATGGGGAGGAAGATGTGGGACCAGCTCCGGAAATAGATATGTTGGATCAGTTGACTGGCAAGCCAATTGCAGAAGATGAGTTACTATTTGCTGTGCCGATAGTTGCTCCCTATAATACTCTTATTAACTATAA ATACAAGGTAAAGTTAACTCCAGGAACTGGGAAAAGAGGCAAAGCTGCAAAAACTGCTGTAGCGATGTTTTTGCGAGATAGAGGAACTACGCCTCGAGAAAAGGATCTATTGAAGGCAGTTAAAGATGAAGTTATGGCCAGAAACCTTCCTGGAAAGGTCAAAATCAGTGCTCCGCAAATGcaaaaactgaaaaagtaA
- the LOC124212839 gene encoding serine/threonine-protein kinase VRK1 isoform X2, which produces MHFYMRNAKPTDIESWKRERKLPFLGMPSYIGSGSHECHNTKYRFVVMERFGKNLWDIFLENNRIFPEHTVYNIALQIIDVLEYMHNKTYVHADIKGANLLQSLKSADHNYLVDFGLASHYTNKTEYKPDPKKTHNGTIEYTSRDMHMGIPTMRGDFEILGYNMIQWLCGSLPWEKNLTEPLNVQKQKEKAFEDIPQFLKKCFSNTVPESIFKFMKLINVTKFNESPNYAKFKDILIRGLKDIGHKPGERLGFSASSTVSKVLATPGKIKKPASEVLRKSPRMQKTRSPSPVSNALNDSDLGSLIISSRKGKRVQDKRRILKNIEVTDDSDTEIEIKIKRKKKNKKDENSEVVNKDIGQKPLKRITKKSQKQYDPDETVSDDETQIQGTKSRPKVLTKPKKKLIESEESLVENNSDEDMFGDDDEEVCKTSSKKPAKSWRDAPTVKSSNTIKPGEYKSVNKSKTPRNRRGNLCS; this is translated from the exons ATGCATTTTTACATGCGTAATGCTAAGCCAACCGACA TCGAATCATGGAAGAGAGAACGAAAACTTCCATTCCTTGGAATGCCAAGCTACATTGGTTCTGGTAGTCACGAATGTCATAACACAAAGTACAGATTTGTGGTAATGGAACGATTCGGAAAAAACTTATGGGACATctttttggaaaataatcgTATATTTCCAGAACACACAGTATATAATATTGCTTTGCAAAtc ATTGATGTCTTGGAATATATGCACAACAAAACTTATGTGCATGCTGACATAAAGGGTGCAAATTTGTTGCAAAGTCTAAAGTCTGCAGACCACAATTATCTAGTAGATTTTGGGTTGGCATCACACTACACAAATAAGACTGAGTATAAGCCTGATCCTAAGAAAACTCATAATGGTACAATTGAGTACACAAGCAGAGATATGCACATGGGAA TTCCAACGATGCGgggtgattttgaaattttaggaTATAACATGATACAATGGCTGTGCGGTTCACTACcctgggaaaaaaatttaacagagCCATTGAATGTTCAGAAACAAAAGGAAAAAGCTTTCGAAGACATTCcacagtttttaaaaaaatgcttcTCCAATACTGTACCCGAATCTATTTTCAAGTTCATGAAACTGATCAATGTTACTAAATTCAATGAGTCGCCAAACTATGCCAAATTCAAAGATATCCTTATTAGAGGACTAAAAGATATCGGTCACAAACCAGGCGAAAGATTAGGATTTTCTGCCAGTAGTACTGTTTCGAAGGTTTTGGCAACAcctggaaaaattaaaaaaccagCGTCTGAAGTTTTGAGGAAGAGTCCTCGTATGCAAAAGACAAGAAGTCCAAGTCCTGTATCAAACGCACTTAATGACAGTGATCTTGGATCGCTTATAATTTCTAGtaggaaaggaaaaagagTTCAAGATAAGCGAAGAATATTGAAGAACATTGAGGTCACAGATGATTCGGACacggaaattgaaataaaaatcaagagaaagaagaaaaacaaaaaagatgaGAATTCAGAGGTGGTTAATAAAGATATTGGCCAGAAACCATTGAaacgaataacaaaaaaatcacAGAAGCAATATGACCCTGATGAAACGGTATCTGATGATGAAACACAG ATACAGGGAACTAAATCGCGACCAAAAGTGCTAACAAAGCCAAAGAAGAAACTCATTGAATCAGAAGAATCGCTAGTCGAAAACAACAGTGATGAGGACATGTTTGGCGACGATGACGAGGAAGTATGTAAGACATCGTCCAAAAAGCCTGCAAAATCGTGGAGAGATGCTCCGACAGTGAAAAGTAGTAACACCATCAAACCGGGGGAGTATAAAAGTGTAAATAAGAGTAAAACACCAAGGAACAGGAGAGGTAACTTGTGTTCCTAA
- the LOC124212839 gene encoding serine/threonine-protein kinase VRK1 isoform X1, with amino-acid sequence MSGKGAKKAPKKKGANGYKLPDPIPNGEILTDVAKKRWIIGPSIGVGGFGEIYSAASYTDGKSKTYPYVIKIEPHENGPLFVEMHFYMRNAKPTDIESWKRERKLPFLGMPSYIGSGSHECHNTKYRFVVMERFGKNLWDIFLENNRIFPEHTVYNIALQIIDVLEYMHNKTYVHADIKGANLLQSLKSADHNYLVDFGLASHYTNKTEYKPDPKKTHNGTIEYTSRDMHMGIPTMRGDFEILGYNMIQWLCGSLPWEKNLTEPLNVQKQKEKAFEDIPQFLKKCFSNTVPESIFKFMKLINVTKFNESPNYAKFKDILIRGLKDIGHKPGERLGFSASSTVSKVLATPGKIKKPASEVLRKSPRMQKTRSPSPVSNALNDSDLGSLIISSRKGKRVQDKRRILKNIEVTDDSDTEIEIKIKRKKKNKKDENSEVVNKDIGQKPLKRITKKSQKQYDPDETVSDDETQIQGTKSRPKVLTKPKKKLIESEESLVENNSDEDMFGDDDEEVCKTSSKKPAKSWRDAPTVKSSNTIKPGEYKSVNKSKTPRNRRGNLCS; translated from the exons ctGCATCGTACACCGATGGAAAATCTAAGACTTACCCATACGTTATCAAGATA GAACCTCATGAGAATGGACCCCTGTTTGTTGAGATGCATTTTTACATGCGTAATGCTAAGCCAACCGACA TCGAATCATGGAAGAGAGAACGAAAACTTCCATTCCTTGGAATGCCAAGCTACATTGGTTCTGGTAGTCACGAATGTCATAACACAAAGTACAGATTTGTGGTAATGGAACGATTCGGAAAAAACTTATGGGACATctttttggaaaataatcgTATATTTCCAGAACACACAGTATATAATATTGCTTTGCAAAtc ATTGATGTCTTGGAATATATGCACAACAAAACTTATGTGCATGCTGACATAAAGGGTGCAAATTTGTTGCAAAGTCTAAAGTCTGCAGACCACAATTATCTAGTAGATTTTGGGTTGGCATCACACTACACAAATAAGACTGAGTATAAGCCTGATCCTAAGAAAACTCATAATGGTACAATTGAGTACACAAGCAGAGATATGCACATGGGAA TTCCAACGATGCGgggtgattttgaaattttaggaTATAACATGATACAATGGCTGTGCGGTTCACTACcctgggaaaaaaatttaacagagCCATTGAATGTTCAGAAACAAAAGGAAAAAGCTTTCGAAGACATTCcacagtttttaaaaaaatgcttcTCCAATACTGTACCCGAATCTATTTTCAAGTTCATGAAACTGATCAATGTTACTAAATTCAATGAGTCGCCAAACTATGCCAAATTCAAAGATATCCTTATTAGAGGACTAAAAGATATCGGTCACAAACCAGGCGAAAGATTAGGATTTTCTGCCAGTAGTACTGTTTCGAAGGTTTTGGCAACAcctggaaaaattaaaaaaccagCGTCTGAAGTTTTGAGGAAGAGTCCTCGTATGCAAAAGACAAGAAGTCCAAGTCCTGTATCAAACGCACTTAATGACAGTGATCTTGGATCGCTTATAATTTCTAGtaggaaaggaaaaagagTTCAAGATAAGCGAAGAATATTGAAGAACATTGAGGTCACAGATGATTCGGACacggaaattgaaataaaaatcaagagaaagaagaaaaacaaaaaagatgaGAATTCAGAGGTGGTTAATAAAGATATTGGCCAGAAACCATTGAaacgaataacaaaaaaatcacAGAAGCAATATGACCCTGATGAAACGGTATCTGATGATGAAACACAG ATACAGGGAACTAAATCGCGACCAAAAGTGCTAACAAAGCCAAAGAAGAAACTCATTGAATCAGAAGAATCGCTAGTCGAAAACAACAGTGATGAGGACATGTTTGGCGACGATGACGAGGAAGTATGTAAGACATCGTCCAAAAAGCCTGCAAAATCGTGGAGAGATGCTCCGACAGTGAAAAGTAGTAACACCATCAAACCGGGGGAGTATAAAAGTGTAAATAAGAGTAAAACACCAAGGAACAGGAGAGGTAACTTGTGTTCCTAA
- the RpS16 gene encoding small ribosomal subunit protein uS9, with product MQKTKKEPIHSVQVFGRKKSATAVAYCKRGRGNLRVNGRPLEMVEPRVLQYKLQEPILLLGKEKFSAVDIRVRVNGGGHVAQIYAIRQAISKALVSYYQKYVDEASKKEIKDMLIQYDRTLLVADPRRCEPKKFGGPGARARYQKSYR from the exons ATGCAGAAG ACAAAGAAAGAGCCCATTCATTCCGTGCAGGTCTTCGGCCGCAAG AAAAGCGCAACCGCTGTTGCTTATTGCAAACGCGGTCGTGGCAACCTCAGAGTCAATGGACGTCCCTTGGAAATGGTCGAGCCGCGAGTGCTCCAGTACAAACTTCAGGAGCCAATTCTCCTTCTCGGCAAG GAGAAATTCTCAGCCGTCGACATTAGAGTAAGGGTTAATGGAGGTGGACACGTTGCCCAGATCTATGCCATTCGTCAGGCGATTTCTAAAGCTTTAGTTTCGTACTACCAAAAGT ATGTCGACGAAGCGAGCAAAAAGGAGATCAAAGACATGCTCATTCAATACGACAGAACCCTGCTTGTTGCGGACCCGAGACGCTGTGAGCCGAAGAAGTTTGGTGGACCGGGAGCTCGTGCCCGCTACCAGAAGTCTTACCGTTAA